The following nucleotide sequence is from Sphingomonas telluris.
ATGCGGCTTGGAAGCGTCGTCAACCGCGGGCTACGAGCGAGCCAAAGGAGTCCGATCCGGTTGAGTAACGCCGTCGCCGATTTCAACATAGCTTTCGCCTACCTTCAGGGCCGTGGAGTAGCGCGCGATCTTGCGCTTGCGCGTGATCATTTCCGGAAAGCCGCGGACGCTGGCCACCTCCAGGCGAAACGGATCCTGATCGCGCTCCTGGCCAATGGGACGACGGGCGGCAGCGACTGGCAAGCTGCGATGCAAAGGCTTCAGGAGTTAAAATCGTCCGGCGACGCGCAAGCCGCCCGCCAAGTCGAGTTGCTCGGCCTTATGGACCTCGGTGCGGAAGGCGATCCTCGGAGCGCTTTTGAAGGAGACCGTCTAAGCGACCGGCCTGAAGTCACCTTGTTCGACGGCCTCTTCACTGAGGCCGAGCGGCGTTACCTGATGGATGCCGCACTTCCTGCCTATCGTCCGGCGACGGTCGGTCATGTCGCGGGCGGGCACGCTCGGCAAATCGTCCAGCAGGTTCGGACGTGCGACGTGGCCGCCTTTCCGTGGATCGCGGAGGACCCCGTCATTCATGCACTCAACAGGCGCATCGCGGCGGCCGCGGGCGTTGCCGTTGAGACGGGCGAGCCGCTGCAGATCCTGCGCTATCGGCCGGGGCAGGAATTCAAGCCGCACCGGGATTCGACCGAGGATACGGAGAACCAGCGGGTCCTCACGATGCTCGTTTATCTCAATGACGCCTACACCGGTGGCGAGACGCTGTTCCTGAGCAACGACCTGAAGGTTCGCGGGAAGGCGGGAGACGGCCTGCTCTTCCGGAACGCCGACGCGAACGGCGTCGCCGATCCGGATTCGTTGCATGCGGGCCTGCCGGTCGAATCCGGCGAGAAGGTCGTCGCTTCCCGCTGGATCCGACAGAAGAGGTTCGGCCCCTCCGCTTAGTAGCGGTAGTGCTCGGGCTTGAACGGCCCCTGCTGCGACACGCCGATGTAGGCGGCCTGCTTTTCGCTGAGCTCCGTCAGGTGCACGCCCAGCTTGCCGAGGTGAAGGCGCGCGA
It contains:
- a CDS encoding 2OG-Fe(II) oxygenase, which gives rise to MSNAVADFNIAFAYLQGRGVARDLALARDHFRKAADAGHLQAKRILIALLANGTTGGSDWQAAMQRLQELKSSGDAQAARQVELLGLMDLGAEGDPRSAFEGDRLSDRPEVTLFDGLFTEAERRYLMDAALPAYRPATVGHVAGGHARQIVQQVRTCDVAAFPWIAEDPVIHALNRRIAAAAGVAVETGEPLQILRYRPGQEFKPHRDSTEDTENQRVLTMLVYLNDAYTGGETLFLSNDLKVRGKAGDGLLFRNADANGVADPDSLHAGLPVESGEKVVASRWIRQKRFGPSA